One window from the genome of Mucilaginibacter ginsenosidivorans encodes:
- a CDS encoding sodium:solute symporter family protein, translated as MRLSGYDIAIILLYLLSTIFIGIWYRKKASQNKDSYMLGGKSLPWYKLGLSDASDMFDISGTMWMVSLCFVYGMKSIWIPWLWPVFNQVFLMMYLSRWLRRSNATTGAEWLQTRFGKSGPGVNGSQVVVIAFALLSCLAFMAYGFIGLGKFIEIFVPWEMIKGYVPFHVAPQYVPHVYGIIFTLFAMFYSILGGMHSIVVGDMIKYSIMTVACVWIGFIAAGQLSSHHLDVPNGWHSPFFGKHLGLDWSHIIKEVNAKIQSDGYSLFGLFFMMMTFKGFFAALAGPAPNYDMQKILSTRSPEEASKMSGFVNIILLPIRYTLIVSLTILGLIYYHQMNLKDASGGIDFERILPAVINNFLPVGLVGLLLAGLLGAFMSTFSGTMNAAQAYIVNDIYIKYINPKASTKKIITMNYLVGIIVVATGVFLGFFVKNVNEMLQWIVSALYGGYIASNVLKWHWWRFNASGFFWGMLAGIVSAMVFSLFIDNSQLLYWFPVLFGLSLAGSVIGSYTSAATEQGVLIAFYKNVRPWGFWEPIKQAVLKEDPSFQANKNFRLNMFNVVIGTIAQCCLTILPMYLVLSQKIPLVYTIAILAVAIIILKKTWWNKLKDY; from the coding sequence ATGAGATTATCCGGCTACGATATTGCCATCATCCTGCTCTACCTTTTAAGCACCATTTTCATCGGTATATGGTACCGCAAAAAGGCCAGCCAGAATAAGGATAGTTATATGCTGGGTGGTAAATCGCTGCCCTGGTATAAGCTTGGCCTAAGCGATGCCTCGGATATGTTCGATATCAGCGGCACCATGTGGATGGTGAGCCTGTGCTTTGTTTATGGCATGAAAAGCATCTGGATCCCCTGGCTGTGGCCGGTGTTTAACCAGGTATTTTTGATGATGTACCTGTCGCGCTGGCTGCGCCGTTCCAACGCTACCACCGGGGCCGAATGGCTGCAAACGCGGTTTGGTAAATCCGGGCCGGGTGTAAATGGGTCGCAGGTTGTGGTTATTGCCTTCGCTTTATTGAGCTGCCTGGCTTTTATGGCCTACGGGTTCATAGGCCTGGGCAAGTTCATCGAAATTTTTGTGCCCTGGGAAATGATCAAAGGCTATGTCCCTTTCCACGTTGCGCCGCAATACGTGCCGCATGTTTACGGCATCATTTTCACGCTTTTCGCTATGTTTTATTCCATTTTGGGCGGTATGCATAGTATTGTGGTGGGTGATATGATCAAATACAGTATTATGACGGTGGCCTGTGTTTGGATAGGTTTCATAGCTGCCGGGCAGCTAAGCAGCCACCACCTGGATGTTCCCAACGGTTGGCACAGCCCTTTTTTTGGCAAGCATCTCGGGCTCGACTGGTCGCATATTATTAAGGAGGTGAATGCCAAGATACAAAGCGATGGTTATTCGCTTTTCGGCCTGTTTTTTATGATGATGACCTTCAAAGGCTTTTTCGCGGCCCTTGCCGGTCCAGCGCCGAACTACGATATGCAAAAGATACTTTCTACACGCTCACCGGAAGAAGCCAGTAAAATGAGCGGCTTTGTCAATATCATCCTGCTGCCGATACGTTATACGCTCATCGTTAGTTTAACTATACTCGGCCTTATCTACTACCACCAGATGAACCTGAAGGATGCTTCCGGCGGCATCGATTTTGAAAGGATACTGCCTGCCGTTATCAATAATTTTCTCCCGGTCGGACTCGTTGGACTATTGCTTGCAGGTTTATTGGGCGCTTTCATGAGCACCTTCAGCGGCACCATGAATGCCGCGCAGGCCTATATCGTCAACGATATCTACATCAAATACATCAACCCTAAAGCCTCCACCAAAAAGATCATTACTATGAATTACCTGGTAGGTATTATCGTGGTGGCCACAGGCGTATTCCTCGGATTTTTTGTAAAAAATGTAAATGAAATGCTGCAGTGGATCGTGTCAGCGCTATATGGCGGCTACATTGCATCCAACGTACTCAAATGGCATTGGTGGCGCTTTAACGCCAGCGGATTTTTCTGGGGAATGCTTGCAGGTATCGTGTCAGCTATGGTGTTTTCGCTATTTATTGATAATTCCCAGCTTTTATATTGGTTCCCGGTGCTATTTGGACTATCACTTGCCGGGTCGGTTATCGGCTCATACACCTCAGCAGCGACAGAACAGGGCGTTTTAATCGCATTCTACAAAAACGTGCGCCCATGGGGATTTTGGGAGCCAATAAAGCAAGCTGTTTTGAAAGAGGACCCTTCGTTCCAGGCAAACAAAAATTTCAGGCTCAATATGTTCAATGTGGTGATAGGTACCATAGCGCAATGCTGCCTCACCATATTGCCCATGTACCTGGTGCTATCACAAAAAATACCGCTGGTTTACACCATCGCCATATTGGCTGTCGCCATCATCATTTTGAAAAAAACCTGGTGGAATAAATTGAAGGACTATTAA
- a CDS encoding TonB-dependent receptor encodes MNTLKKVVLLAIIAAFAAPFAKAQHLVKGKVIDSATKQPIQYATIYTDGKTSVTNQDGDFRIQVKSDTSTLRISCIGCRSKSMTCGMAGQKMTIAIAKGAIDLDEVVISPQLSANSFHTLSTVDLSLRPVNSSQDLMRLVPGLFIAQHMGGGKAEQIFVRGFDADHGTDLKVSVDGMPVNMVSHVHGQGYADLHFLIPETVSTYDFGKGPYYAERGDFATAGYLNYTTKDALDHSMISLEGGRFNTFRVAGVIDLLSAKAKQNGENAYVAGEYNYTDGPFQLAEHYKRFNLFGKYTKQLGSNNKLSLSASTFSTSWIPSGEIPERAVANGTRAIGDEGNIYTATSPGTLINRFGTIDSAQNGKSTRTNVIAKLSSDLKNDWTMENQLYYTHYTFRLHVNSTFFAEDNENGDEKFQNETRDMFGYNGRLSKRSYFGNASLTSTFGVGDRADRTNALYAGVNRQNVLLDVINSGDVHQNNASAYIDESLETGKWLINFGARVDYLHFNYHDTTQNKAIISPKVNIQYTANDQIQFYLKAGKGFHSNDARAVIGNNRLQILPAAYGADLGLNWKPIPHLYLNAALWYLYLQQEFVYTDDGTIEPGGKTRREGIDFSARYQLAKWLFADLNVNLAKPRLVDAASGESYLPLAPTFTSTGGFDFKFENGINGGISYRYMHRRPGNENYSLVADGYYVTDLKVNYTQKRYEIGLSVENLLNTRWNEFEAEEVTQLRSETAPVDQMSFTPGTPFYAKLRVALFF; translated from the coding sequence ATGAATACACTTAAAAAAGTGGTTCTGCTTGCTATTATCGCAGCTTTCGCCGCGCCGTTTGCAAAAGCGCAGCATCTTGTAAAAGGGAAAGTGATAGACAGTGCCACAAAACAACCTATACAATACGCCACTATTTATACCGATGGAAAAACATCCGTTACCAACCAGGATGGTGATTTCCGGATACAGGTAAAAAGCGATACATCTACCCTCAGGATAAGCTGCATCGGCTGCCGGTCAAAGTCGATGACCTGCGGTATGGCCGGACAGAAAATGACCATAGCTATTGCCAAAGGCGCCATCGACCTGGATGAAGTAGTGATCTCTCCCCAGTTAAGCGCCAATTCGTTCCATACCCTGAGCACTGTCGACCTGAGTCTGCGGCCGGTGAATTCGTCACAGGACCTGATGCGGCTGGTGCCGGGCCTTTTCATAGCCCAGCACATGGGCGGCGGCAAGGCCGAACAAATATTCGTGCGGGGTTTCGACGCCGACCACGGCACCGACCTTAAAGTATCGGTGGATGGTATGCCGGTGAACATGGTTTCGCATGTGCACGGGCAGGGTTACGCCGACCTTCACTTCCTGATCCCCGAGACCGTATCGACCTATGATTTTGGCAAAGGGCCCTATTATGCAGAACGCGGTGATTTCGCCACGGCTGGTTATTTGAATTACACCACCAAAGATGCTCTGGACCATAGCATGATAAGCCTGGAAGGTGGCCGGTTCAATACATTCCGCGTTGCGGGCGTTATCGATCTGTTAAGCGCCAAAGCAAAACAAAATGGCGAGAACGCTTACGTAGCCGGAGAATATAATTACACAGATGGCCCTTTCCAACTAGCGGAACACTACAAGCGTTTTAACCTGTTTGGCAAGTACACCAAACAATTGGGGTCAAATAATAAATTATCGCTCAGCGCATCTACCTTCAGTACAAGCTGGATACCGTCAGGAGAAATTCCGGAACGCGCCGTCGCGAACGGAACCAGGGCGATCGGTGACGAGGGGAATATTTACACCGCCACATCTCCGGGCACGCTTATTAACCGGTTTGGGACAATAGACAGTGCGCAAAACGGCAAAAGTACGCGTACCAACGTGATTGCCAAACTCAGTTCGGACCTGAAAAACGACTGGACGATGGAAAATCAATTGTATTACACGCACTATACTTTCCGATTGCACGTGAACTCAACTTTTTTTGCCGAGGACAACGAGAACGGCGACGAAAAATTTCAAAACGAAACAAGGGATATGTTCGGCTACAATGGCAGGTTGAGTAAGCGCAGTTATTTCGGGAACGCATCGTTAACATCGACCTTTGGCGTAGGCGACAGGGCGGATAGAACCAATGCTTTATATGCAGGCGTTAACAGGCAGAATGTACTGTTAGATGTTATAAACAGCGGCGATGTCCATCAGAATAACGCAAGCGCTTATATCGACGAATCGCTGGAAACAGGAAAATGGCTCATCAATTTTGGAGCGCGGGTTGACTATCTTCACTTTAACTATCACGATACCACGCAAAATAAGGCCATCATCAGTCCGAAGGTGAATATCCAGTATACTGCCAACGACCAAATTCAGTTTTACCTGAAGGCGGGTAAGGGCTTTCACTCGAACGACGCGCGCGCCGTTATCGGCAACAACCGCCTGCAAATACTGCCCGCAGCTTACGGGGCCGACCTGGGTTTGAACTGGAAACCAATACCGCACTTATACCTGAACGCGGCCCTTTGGTACCTGTACCTGCAGCAGGAGTTTGTTTATACGGATGACGGCACCATTGAACCAGGGGGAAAAACCCGCAGGGAGGGCATCGACTTTTCGGCCCGTTACCAGCTGGCTAAGTGGCTGTTTGCCGACCTGAATGTGAACCTGGCCAAACCGCGGCTGGTTGATGCTGCAAGCGGGGAAAGTTATCTGCCGCTTGCCCCTACCTTTACCAGCACAGGCGGGTTCGATTTTAAATTTGAGAATGGTATAAACGGCGGCATCAGTTACCGGTATATGCACAGGCGGCCGGGCAACGAAAACTACTCGCTGGTGGCAGACGGCTACTATGTTACCGACCTGAAAGTGAACTATACGCAGAAGCGGTATGAGATAGGCTTATCTGTCGAGAACCTTCTCAATACCAGATGGAACGAGTTTGAGGCCGAAGAAGTAACACAACTAAGGAGCGAAACCGCGCCGGTTGACCAGATGAGCTTTACCCCGGGAACACCGTTTTATGCGAAGCTGAGGGTGGCGTTGTTCTTCTAA
- a CDS encoding glycoside hydrolase family 130 protein translates to MTEFESRLNQLENSYRQLIGKPNKKQKLGNGIFDRYQNPVLTAAHAPVFWRYDINPQSNPFLMERFGINAAFNAGAIKWNGKYLLVARVEGLDRKSFFAVAESPNGVDNFTFWDYPIDLPETDEPDTNVYDMRLTTHEDGWIYGLFCTERRDPEAPAHDQSMAVAACGIARTKDMVKWERLPDLVTKSPQQRNVVLHPEFVNGKYALYTRPQDGFISAGTGGGIGFGLTDSMENAYIGHEAIIDNKNYHTVYESKNGQGPAPIKTAHGWLHLAHGVRNTAAGLRYVLYMFMTDIDDLTKVLHKPAGYFLAPEGEERIGDVSNVVFCNGWIADDDGTVYIYYASSDTRMHVAVSSVDKLLDYVMNTPEDGLRSALSVKTLSELIRKNKNFLYAATDEVVQPVNK, encoded by the coding sequence ATGACCGAATTCGAATCAAGGCTTAATCAACTGGAAAATAGCTACCGCCAGTTGATAGGCAAACCCAATAAAAAGCAGAAACTGGGCAACGGCATTTTCGACCGTTATCAAAACCCGGTGCTTACAGCTGCGCATGCGCCGGTTTTCTGGAGGTACGATATCAACCCCCAAAGCAACCCCTTCCTAATGGAGCGTTTCGGTATTAACGCTGCCTTCAACGCCGGCGCCATTAAATGGAACGGCAAATATTTGCTGGTTGCGAGGGTTGAGGGTCTCGACCGTAAATCGTTCTTCGCTGTAGCGGAAAGCCCGAATGGTGTGGACAATTTTACCTTTTGGGATTACCCCATCGATCTGCCGGAAACTGACGAGCCCGATACCAACGTTTACGACATGCGCCTTACCACGCACGAGGACGGCTGGATTTACGGCCTGTTCTGTACTGAGCGCCGCGACCCGGAAGCACCGGCGCACGACCAGTCCATGGCAGTGGCAGCATGTGGTATAGCCCGTACGAAAGACATGGTAAAATGGGAACGGCTGCCAGACCTGGTAACCAAATCGCCGCAGCAGCGTAACGTCGTTTTACATCCCGAATTTGTGAATGGAAAATATGCATTGTACACCCGCCCCCAGGATGGCTTTATAAGCGCGGGCACAGGCGGCGGAATAGGTTTCGGTTTGACAGATTCGATGGAGAACGCCTACATCGGCCATGAGGCCATCATCGACAATAAAAATTATCATACCGTTTACGAATCAAAGAACGGCCAGGGGCCGGCGCCGATCAAAACGGCGCACGGCTGGTTGCATTTGGCGCATGGTGTGCGAAATACCGCAGCCGGCTTAAGGTACGTGCTTTATATGTTTATGACAGATATTGACGACCTTACGAAAGTGCTGCACAAGCCGGCCGGGTATTTCCTGGCACCGGAAGGAGAAGAGCGCATCGGTGATGTATCCAACGTGGTGTTCTGCAACGGCTGGATTGCGGATGACGATGGCACGGTTTACATTTACTATGCCTCATCCGATACGCGGATGCATGTTGCGGTTAGTTCAGTAGATAAACTGCTTGATTACGTGATGAATACGCCGGAAGATGGCTTACGCTCGGCGCTGTCTGTCAAAACGCTTTCGGAACTGATAAGAAAAAACAAGAATTTTTTATACGCCGCCACTGATGAAGTGGTGCAGCCGGTTAACAAATAA
- a CDS encoding PIN domain-containing protein, which produces MSGIKYLADTNCFIYPLDESPLLLPFASDTWAFSYITEIELLSKKGITSLGETVIGTMLDTCYKVDHSPILTAFAIELKRTNSIKLPDALIAASAKLMNLPLLTADKGFSGIKGIDCIILEL; this is translated from the coding sequence ATGAGTGGGATTAAATACCTTGCCGATACCAATTGCTTCATCTACCCGTTAGATGAGAGTCCCCTACTTTTGCCATTTGCTTCCGACACCTGGGCATTTTCCTACATTACAGAGATAGAGTTATTGAGTAAAAAAGGGATCACCAGCTTAGGAGAAACAGTGATCGGGACTATGCTTGACACTTGCTATAAAGTCGATCATTCTCCAATATTAACTGCTTTTGCTATCGAATTAAAAAGGACCAACTCAATAAAATTACCAGACGCTCTTATTGCTGCTTCAGCTAAATTAATGAACTTACCGTTACTTACGGCTGATAAAGGCTTTTCTGGTATCAAAGGCATAGATTGCATTATTTTAGAACTCTGA
- a CDS encoding MFS transporter yields MEITRDEIKSRLSLRIAVGAMFFMAGLSFASWASRIPAIQQSLHLSEAALGGVLLAIPTGLMCSLPFTGWVITRIGSRKLLIIAITCYAILLVGLGAARTVYELLGCLFLYGFAGNAANIAVNTQAVATEKLYAKPIMASFHGIWSMAGFTGAGIGIFMIGQHIVPLYHFIVIMVLIIIGVVITSRNLDEDCDARVKDEVVVLSIGERIRSMTPLLKLGIIAFCSMICEGTMFDWSGVYFKKVILAHNGWIGAGYFAFMCTMALGRFTADWFAGVYGLRRTLILSGSLTATGLVVAVVFPYLWPAIIGFMLVGAGVSSVVPMIYSSAGKTTIMSPGVALTAVSTIGFSGFLIGPPLIGFIAGIATLRASFLLIACMGLSVAIISGRTRLN; encoded by the coding sequence ATGGAAATAACGAGAGACGAAATAAAATCCCGTTTATCGCTCCGGATAGCTGTTGGCGCCATGTTTTTTATGGCTGGGCTAAGTTTTGCGAGCTGGGCATCGCGGATACCGGCGATACAGCAATCGCTGCATTTATCTGAAGCGGCGCTCGGTGGCGTATTGCTGGCCATACCTACGGGCCTGATGTGTTCGCTGCCGTTTACCGGTTGGGTGATCACCAGGATCGGAAGCCGTAAGTTGCTGATCATAGCCATTACCTGCTATGCCATCCTGCTGGTGGGACTCGGCGCGGCGCGGACTGTTTATGAATTGCTGGGGTGCCTTTTCCTGTATGGTTTTGCAGGTAATGCCGCCAATATAGCCGTCAATACGCAGGCCGTAGCCACGGAGAAATTATATGCGAAACCCATTATGGCGTCGTTTCATGGTATCTGGAGTATGGCCGGGTTTACCGGCGCGGGTATCGGTATCTTTATGATCGGGCAACATATTGTTCCTTTATATCATTTCATCGTGATCATGGTCCTTATCATAATCGGCGTCGTTATTACATCGCGTAACCTGGATGAGGATTGTGATGCCAGGGTGAAGGACGAGGTAGTGGTTTTATCGATCGGTGAAAGGATAAGGTCGATGACGCCTTTATTGAAGCTGGGAATAATTGCCTTTTGCTCCATGATCTGTGAGGGAACCATGTTCGACTGGAGCGGCGTATACTTCAAAAAAGTAATACTTGCGCACAATGGCTGGATTGGCGCGGGTTATTTTGCGTTTATGTGTACCATGGCTTTAGGCCGGTTTACCGCCGACTGGTTTGCTGGTGTATACGGATTAAGGCGGACGCTTATTTTGAGCGGTTCGCTGACGGCTACGGGTTTGGTTGTGGCCGTGGTGTTTCCCTACCTATGGCCGGCCATCATCGGGTTTATGCTCGTTGGCGCGGGTGTATCGTCCGTTGTTCCGATGATCTATAGCTCGGCCGGGAAAACTACCATCATGTCGCCGGGTGTTGCGCTGACAGCGGTATCAACTATCGGCTTTTCGGGTTTCCTCATCGGGCCGCCGCTTATCGGTTTTATTGCGGGGATAGCTACATTAAGGGCATCGTTCCTGCTTATTGCCTGCATGGGGCTGAGTGTGGCTATTATTTCCGGCCGGACCAGGCTTAATTAA
- a CDS encoding DUF3179 domain-containing (seleno)protein: MKKRPKSYIFWTGMLLLFFPGLLHAYLLMPFPGSQNLEAIKLCYYLEKVILPLRIAGALVILWYLVKYFTNNRRWGKVVKISVLVLGLGSFYITDFAFKASTMFEEPKTIKFADAVANKVPESYIVLGVVNNGAAKAYPLVYLGYHHKVQDNVGDLPVLVTYCTMCRTGRVYSPVINGARQSFRLVGARHYNAIIEDESTGTWWYQATGEAAVGPMHGSYLKELPYEQSSLGAWLNKHPGSLILQPDGHFKSDYDDLKDYDIRQAVDKDSTLKNKDSLVRKSWVIGVVLDRKHKAYDWRKMQKICLLNDQFGTTPLLVGLEDDDHTFHVFKRRVDGKTLTFKQDTSGRFTDNETASTWDWEGKCISGASKGKQLAKVQAYQEYWHSWQHFHPGTLFWK; encoded by the coding sequence ATGAAGAAAAGACCAAAGTCCTATATCTTCTGGACAGGCATGTTGTTGCTGTTCTTCCCCGGGCTATTGCATGCCTATTTACTGATGCCATTCCCCGGCAGCCAAAACCTCGAAGCTATTAAGTTGTGTTATTACCTCGAAAAGGTCATACTGCCGCTGCGCATCGCCGGCGCATTGGTTATCCTCTGGTATCTTGTAAAATATTTTACGAATAACCGGCGATGGGGTAAAGTAGTGAAGATTTCAGTACTGGTTTTGGGCCTGGGTAGTTTTTATATAACCGATTTTGCCTTTAAGGCGTCAACCATGTTCGAGGAGCCTAAAACCATCAAATTTGCCGATGCAGTAGCCAATAAGGTACCCGAAAGCTATATTGTGCTTGGTGTGGTAAATAATGGCGCAGCGAAGGCTTACCCGCTTGTCTATTTAGGCTACCATCATAAAGTGCAGGATAACGTCGGCGATCTACCGGTATTGGTTACTTATTGTACCATGTGCCGTACGGGCCGCGTGTACAGCCCGGTTATCAATGGTGCGAGGCAAAGTTTCAGGCTGGTAGGGGCAAGGCATTACAATGCTATTATCGAAGACGAAAGCACCGGCACCTGGTGGTACCAGGCCACGGGCGAGGCGGCCGTCGGACCCATGCACGGTTCTTATTTAAAGGAATTGCCTTATGAACAATCGTCTCTCGGCGCATGGCTCAATAAGCACCCAGGTTCGCTTATACTACAGCCCGACGGTCATTTCAAAAGTGACTATGACGACCTGAAGGATTACGACATCCGGCAGGCTGTCGACAAAGATTCGACCCTGAAAAATAAGGATTCGCTGGTGCGCAAAAGTTGGGTGATCGGTGTTGTGCTTGACAGGAAACATAAGGCATACGACTGGCGAAAAATGCAAAAAATATGCCTGCTGAACGATCAGTTCGGCACTACGCCGCTACTGGTCGGACTGGAAGATGACGATCATACCTTTCATGTTTTTAAACGCCGGGTTGATGGTAAAACGCTGACTTTTAAGCAGGACACCAGCGGTCGTTTCACCGACAATGAAACCGCATCCACCTGGGATTGGGAAGGAAAGTGTATATCCGGTGCCAGCAAGGGCAAGCAACTGGCTAAAGTGCAAGCCTACCAGGAATACTGGCATTCTTGGCAGCATTTTCACCCCGGCACATTATTTTGGAAATAA
- a CDS encoding AGE family epimerase/isomerase: MNGDKNLGSMLLAYRDELDAELTNILDYWINNTQDKKEGGFLGRIDNGNRSIPGSPKGSVLNARILWTFSAAYNFNVKPGYLDIADRAYRYIVDHIIDKTYGGVYWSVDHAGNELDGKKQVYASAFTIYALSEYYKASKKQDALGKAIELFRLLVDKSFDWAKTGYFEAFAEDWQPIADLRLSAKDANEKKTMNTHLHVIEGYTNLYRVWPDKTLRSHIILLLNNFTDHFIDEKKGHLNLFFDENWSLRSTLISYGHDIEAAWLLLDSAEIINDAALIEKLRACAIKISEAVMEGLDNDGGLWYEYEPAADYLVKEKHWWVQAEAMVGFFHTWQITGNSKYLQLSTGVWEFVKNKILDKANGEWLWGIYEDGSPMAAEDKVGIWKCPYHNSRACITIVNRINSQMPLIASENIL; the protein is encoded by the coding sequence ATGAACGGAGATAAAAACCTGGGCTCGATGCTACTGGCTTACCGGGACGAATTGGATGCCGAATTGACTAATATTCTCGACTATTGGATCAACAATACACAGGATAAGAAGGAGGGAGGGTTTTTGGGAAGGATAGATAACGGCAACCGTTCAATTCCCGGCTCACCCAAGGGCTCGGTGTTGAACGCCCGCATTTTATGGACCTTTTCGGCGGCCTATAATTTCAACGTAAAGCCCGGATATCTTGATATCGCTGACCGGGCCTACCGGTATATCGTCGATCATATCATTGATAAAACCTATGGCGGTGTTTATTGGTCGGTGGATCATGCGGGCAATGAGCTCGATGGCAAAAAACAGGTTTATGCCAGTGCATTCACTATTTACGCTTTAAGCGAATATTATAAGGCATCGAAAAAGCAGGATGCGCTTGGGAAAGCGATAGAACTGTTTAGGCTATTGGTGGATAAGAGTTTTGACTGGGCGAAAACCGGCTATTTCGAAGCTTTTGCAGAAGATTGGCAGCCCATTGCTGATTTGCGGCTAAGTGCGAAGGATGCGAATGAAAAGAAAACAATGAACACGCATCTTCATGTCATCGAAGGGTACACCAACCTTTACCGGGTTTGGCCCGATAAAACACTGCGCAGTCATATCATCCTGCTGCTGAATAATTTTACCGATCATTTTATCGACGAAAAAAAAGGCCACCTGAACCTGTTTTTTGATGAGAACTGGAGCTTACGTTCTACCCTCATCTCGTACGGTCATGATATCGAAGCCGCCTGGCTTTTACTGGATTCGGCCGAGATCATCAACGATGCAGCATTGATAGAAAAACTAAGGGCCTGCGCCATTAAAATATCCGAAGCCGTGATGGAAGGGCTGGATAATGACGGCGGCCTTTGGTACGAATATGAACCTGCCGCAGATTACCTGGTAAAGGAAAAGCATTGGTGGGTACAGGCCGAGGCGATGGTTGGGTTTTTCCATACCTGGCAGATAACAGGCAACAGCAAATACCTCCAATTATCTACCGGCGTTTGGGAATTCGTCAAAAATAAAATACTCGATAAGGCAAATGGCGAGTGGCTTTGGGGAATCTATGAAGATGGCAGCCCTATGGCCGCCGAAGACAAAGTGGGGATATGGAAATGCCCTTACCACAACAGCAGGGCGTGCATTACCATCGTTAACCGGATCAATTCGCAAATGCCTCTGATCGCTTCCGAAAATATCCTTTAA
- a CDS encoding glycoside hydrolase family 27 protein — protein MRRLLLIVLLLAMAGLHTFAQDNTMLAPTPPMGWNSWNIFQTNINEPLLKQMVDSYVSSGMKDAGYTYFVLDDGWMAMERDKNGQLVADPKKFPNGMKEFADYVHSKGLKFGIYNCAGTKTCAGYPGTRGHEYEDARLYASWGVDYLKFDWCYAEGMNAREAYKVMSQALKATGRPIVFSLCEWGSHRPWVWGKDDGQLWRTTGDIGPYFDKPVTKNGWTPLTVLNILDRQDSIRQYAGPGHWNDPDMLEVGNGMTVNEDRAHFSLWCMLAAPLMAGNDLGKLSEQTKNILTNKEVIAVDQDALGIEGFRYYAFDGIEIWVKPLTGGDLAVCFLNRSGRAQTLNYDWTAHLINDTTSKTSVDFTQTTFKIRNLWSKKDLGTTQKVFKQPIPNYDVVMVKLSK, from the coding sequence ATGAGAAGACTTCTTTTGATCGTGTTGTTGCTTGCCATGGCAGGCCTGCACACCTTTGCCCAAGACAATACCATGCTTGCGCCAACCCCGCCTATGGGCTGGAACAGCTGGAATATTTTTCAGACCAACATCAACGAACCCCTGCTGAAGCAGATGGTTGATTCCTATGTTTCGTCGGGAATGAAGGATGCAGGTTATACCTATTTTGTATTGGATGATGGATGGATGGCGATGGAAAGGGACAAGAACGGCCAATTGGTTGCCGACCCGAAGAAATTTCCGAACGGTATGAAGGAGTTTGCTGATTATGTACATTCCAAAGGATTGAAATTTGGCATATACAATTGTGCGGGCACTAAAACCTGCGCCGGTTACCCGGGCACCCGCGGCCACGAATATGAGGACGCACGCCTGTACGCATCATGGGGTGTGGATTACCTGAAATTTGACTGGTGCTATGCCGAAGGGATGAATGCCCGCGAAGCCTATAAAGTGATGAGCCAGGCGCTGAAAGCAACCGGAAGGCCAATTGTTTTCAGCCTTTGCGAATGGGGTTCACACCGCCCATGGGTATGGGGAAAGGACGACGGGCAGTTATGGCGCACAACAGGCGATATCGGTCCATACTTTGATAAACCGGTAACAAAAAATGGCTGGACACCGCTTACCGTGCTGAATATCCTGGATCGGCAGGATAGCATCCGCCAGTACGCAGGCCCCGGCCACTGGAACGACCCGGATATGCTGGAAGTGGGCAACGGTATGACCGTGAACGAGGACCGGGCTCATTTTTCGCTTTGGTGTATGCTGGCTGCCCCGCTGATGGCTGGTAACGATTTAGGCAAACTGTCCGAGCAAACCAAAAATATCCTGACGAACAAAGAGGTGATCGCCGTTGACCAGGACGCTTTGGGTATCGAAGGGTTCCGTTATTATGCATTTGATGGTATCGAAATATGGGTGAAACCTTTGACCGGCGGCGACCTGGCCGTTTGCTTTTTGAACCGGTCAGGCCGGGCACAAACACTCAACTACGACTGGACAGCGCACCTGATCAACGACACCACATCAAAAACGAGTGTTGATTTTACCCAAACCACTTTCAAGATCCGTAACCTATGGTCGAAAAAAGACCTGGGCACGACGCAAAAAGTATTCAAACAACCCATTCCTAATTATGACGTGGTTATGGTGAAGCTAAGTAAGTAA